A single Parabacteroides timonensis DNA region contains:
- a CDS encoding HU family DNA-binding protein: MNKNELIQYVTEYTGLKKKDVRAVLQSILQASTKALQKDEPVTMIGFGTFHPWKQTSRPARNPKTGEPVMLAPRTSVKFRAGLKLLKDLNK; the protein is encoded by the coding sequence ATGAATAAAAACGAATTGATCCAATACGTAACAGAATACACAGGATTAAAGAAAAAAGACGTGAGAGCTGTATTGCAATCAATACTTCAGGCATCTACAAAAGCATTGCAAAAAGACGAACCTGTCACAATGATCGGTTTCGGAACATTCCACCCCTGGAAACAAACCAGCCGTCCGGCCAGGAATCCTAAAACCGGAGAACCAGTCATGTTAGCCCCACGTACATCGGTTAAGTTCCGTGCCGGATTAAAACTACTGAAAGATCTGAATAAATAA
- the cysS gene encoding cysteine--tRNA ligase, producing MEHPLSIYNTLTRKKEQFIPLHEPHVGMYVCGPTVYGDAHLGHARPAITFDLLFRYLTHIGYKVRYVRNITDVGHLEHDSDDGEDKVAKKARLEQLEPMEVVQFYVNRYHKAMEALNVLPPSIEPHASGHIIEQIELVKKILDNGYAYESEGSVYFDVEKYNKDHNYGVLSGRNIEDMLNTTRTLDGQEEKRNPIDFALWKCAQPEHIMRWPSPWSNGFPGWHCECTAMGKKYLGEHFDIHGGGMDLIFPHHECEIAQAVASQGDDMVHYWMHNNMITINGQKMGKSLGNFITLDEFFSGDHKTLSQAYSAMTIRFFILQAHYRSTVDFSNEALQAAEKGLSRLMDAYNHLQKLTASETSTVDVKDLRKKCYDALNDDLNSPIVISHLFDAARAINSVKDGKETISAEDLKELQEVFHTFLFDILGMKDEAASAGGDSYETFGKAVDLLLTIRQQAKANKDWATSDKIRNELTAMGFEIKDTKDGAEWKLSK from the coding sequence ATGGAACATCCATTAAGTATTTACAACACGCTCACAAGAAAGAAGGAACAGTTTATTCCGTTGCATGAACCCCACGTAGGCATGTATGTCTGTGGACCGACGGTTTACGGAGATGCGCATCTGGGACATGCCCGTCCGGCCATCACATTCGACCTGTTGTTCCGTTATCTTACTCATATAGGATATAAAGTACGCTATGTACGCAACATAACCGACGTTGGTCATCTGGAACATGACTCCGATGATGGCGAAGACAAAGTAGCGAAAAAGGCCCGCCTGGAACAATTGGAACCGATGGAGGTGGTACAGTTTTATGTAAACCGTTACCACAAGGCGATGGAAGCTCTTAACGTCCTTCCTCCCAGCATCGAACCACATGCTTCCGGTCATATCATCGAACAGATCGAGCTGGTAAAGAAGATTCTCGACAACGGATATGCTTACGAAAGCGAAGGCTCGGTTTATTTCGATGTCGAGAAATATAATAAAGATCATAATTACGGTGTTCTTTCCGGCCGTAATATCGAGGATATGCTGAACACGACCCGTACACTGGACGGACAGGAAGAAAAGCGTAATCCGATCGATTTTGCTCTTTGGAAATGTGCACAACCGGAGCATATCATGCGCTGGCCTTCTCCGTGGAGTAATGGTTTCCCGGGATGGCATTGTGAATGTACAGCCATGGGTAAGAAATACCTCGGAGAGCATTTCGATATCCATGGAGGCGGTATGGACCTGATTTTCCCGCATCACGAATGCGAAATCGCGCAGGCTGTGGCTTCACAGGGTGACGATATGGTTCATTACTGGATGCATAATAATATGATCACGATCAACGGCCAGAAGATGGGTAAATCGTTGGGGAACTTCATCACGCTGGATGAATTCTTCTCAGGCGATCACAAGACGCTCAGCCAGGCCTATTCGGCCATGACGATCCGTTTCTTTATCCTGCAGGCCCACTATCGCAGCACGGTAGATTTCAGCAACGAAGCACTGCAAGCTGCCGAAAAAGGATTGAGCCGTTTGATGGACGCTTATAATCATTTACAAAAACTGACCGCTTCGGAGACTTCGACAGTAGATGTAAAAGACCTTCGTAAGAAATGCTACGATGCACTGAATGACGACCTGAACTCTCCGATCGTTATCTCTCATCTGTTTGATGCCGCCCGTGCTATCAACTCGGTAAAAGATGGTAAGGAAACTATTTCTGCCGAAGACTTGAAAGAACTCCAGGAAGTATTCCATACGTTCCTTTTCGATATCTTAGGAATGAAGGACGAAGCAGCATCTGCCGGAGGCGATAGTTATGAAACATTCGGTAAAGCGGTAGACTTATTACTTACGATCCGCCAACAGGCAAAAGCGAACAAAGACTGGGCGACTTCCGATAAAATCCGTAATGAGTTAACAGCTATGGGATTTGAGATAAAGGATACCAAGGACGGAGCAGAATGGAAGTTAAGTAAATAA
- a CDS encoding efflux RND transporter periplasmic adaptor subunit, translating to MDTPVERKSRLKKKHIYAMTGGIFLVICILYFIFRDTSSSMKVDKERLTISSVTLGEFNDYIRVIGQVIPDRIIYLDAIEGGRVEERLIEEGAQVKAGDVILRLSNPLLNIGILQSEADLAYQENELRNTRLSMEQEHLRLKQDRIGLSKELVQKERRYKQYERLYNKQLLAREDYLQAKEDYDAARDQLDVVDQRIKQDDLFRSSQLESLDENIRNMKRSLALVRERLENLKVKAPVSGQLGNLEAQIGQSIAQGERIGQVITPELKVEAKIDEHYVERVMPGLPASFEREGKLFNMEVTKVYPEVREGQFRTDLHFTADRPENIRAGQTYHLNLQLGDPVQAILVPRGSFYQASGGQYVYVVDEDETTARRRPVKIGRQNPQYYEVTEGLKPGEKVIISGYELFGENERLIIR from the coding sequence ATGGATACCCCGGTCGAACGGAAATCCCGTTTGAAGAAGAAACATATTTACGCAATGACAGGAGGAATATTCCTCGTTATCTGTATTCTCTATTTTATCTTTCGCGATACCTCTTCTTCCATGAAGGTGGATAAAGAGCGGTTGACCATTTCTTCTGTCACTTTAGGAGAATTTAATGACTATATTCGCGTAATCGGCCAGGTGATTCCTGATCGTATCATTTATCTGGATGCTATCGAGGGAGGACGCGTGGAAGAGCGCCTGATTGAAGAGGGTGCACAGGTGAAAGCCGGAGATGTAATTCTCCGACTGAGTAATCCATTATTGAATATCGGTATCCTGCAAAGTGAAGCTGACCTGGCTTATCAGGAAAACGAACTTCGTAATACACGCCTGAGTATGGAACAGGAACATCTTCGTCTGAAACAGGATCGAATCGGTCTTAGTAAAGAATTAGTCCAAAAGGAACGCCGCTATAAGCAGTACGAGCGTCTTTACAACAAACAATTGTTAGCCCGTGAAGATTATCTGCAGGCGAAAGAGGATTATGATGCAGCACGTGACCAGCTGGATGTAGTAGACCAGCGCATCAAACAGGACGACCTGTTCCGTAGTAGCCAGTTGGAAAGTCTGGATGAGAATATCCGTAATATGAAACGCAGCCTGGCATTGGTACGTGAACGTTTGGAAAACCTGAAAGTGAAAGCTCCGGTGAGTGGTCAGTTAGGAAACCTGGAAGCCCAGATCGGACAGTCTATCGCTCAGGGAGAACGGATCGGTCAGGTCATTACTCCGGAACTGAAAGTGGAAGCCAAGATAGATGAACATTATGTGGAACGTGTCATGCCGGGCCTGCCTGCCAGCTTTGAACGCGAAGGTAAATTGTTCAATATGGAAGTGACTAAAGTATACCCGGAAGTGCGCGAAGGCCAGTTCCGTACAGACCTGCATTTTACAGCAGACCGTCCTGAGAATATACGTGCCGGACAGACCTATCACCTTAATTTGCAACTGGGTGATCCGGTACAGGCTATCCTGGTTCCCCGTGGTAGTTTTTACCAGGCAAGCGGTGGCCAGTATGTGTATGTGGTGGATGAAGATGAAACGACTGCCCGTCGTCGTCCGGTGAAGATCGGCCGTCAGAACCCGCAGTATTATGAAGTAACCGAAGGGTTGAAGCCTGGTGAGAAGGTGATTATCTCCGGCTATGAATTGTTCGGTGAGAATGAACGTTTGATAATCAGATAA
- a CDS encoding ABC transporter permease yields the protein MDYLSQVIKSQRARKSLSVVNILGLSVCISAALLILLYVRFELSYDTFHDGDRIYRVESRLYDGETLTNNWATTSFGHAPAMSREIPGIEKFVRLTAQDREQVVTYQDKQFAEDRYCYAEPSFFELFNFPVIKGEKEGQLERPNTVVLTKSAAHRYFGGGEPLGKILTFRTATAEQNFEVTGIIEDMPANSHLHYDFLLSYATIPKERQDIWYIHGVYTYVRLEPGKSPEEIETAFRAISDKYKTSALKHKTWRVELIPLKDIHLTPQKSYEKEAKGSRTAVYILSVMAVALLLIGWVNALNLMVARFLERGKEFGVRKAFGASRKQMLFQGLIEAGIVNLLAALIALGWLEVLLPFVYTWAGQDFGANTLLQPGFWGIVGTVVAAGTLFIGIYPSCLLIGIRPSDIMRGKLLHSRKGNAIRKALIVVQFVASFILITGTFVVVSQVRYMQNETASASFKQILVLKYPSFTDEMSVKMESFKKQLKQKPYMRQVTVSGAVPGVEVANYFTNRPYGSDPTDVKLIQMFAVDYDYLPTYSPEMVCGRGFSEEYGDELNKVVLNEEAVRLLGFPSSEAALGKQLTMEVVEEPLLIIGVAKNYHQQSLAVPYKPIIFFIKERVPFIGTPYISLQMDGKIDATRLAEIEQTYRDFFPTSLFSYFFLDDFNNHQYKDDRNFGWMFACSALLAVFVACLGLWVVTFFSTMARVKEIGIRKVLGAGKANLFVVLTRELLLLTVLASVIGIPVSAFLMNSWLEGYAFHILQPWWVYAVAFALLMFIAFLTVVRQVWRIIRLKPMYILRSE from the coding sequence ATGGATTACCTGTCGCAAGTCATAAAAAGCCAGCGGGCCCGAAAGTCACTTTCTGTGGTTAACATATTGGGCTTATCCGTTTGTATCTCCGCTGCCCTGTTGATTCTGCTCTATGTCCGTTTCGAACTGAGCTATGATACATTTCACGACGGGGATCGCATCTACCGGGTGGAAAGTCGCCTGTACGATGGGGAAACACTGACCAACAACTGGGCGACGACCTCCTTCGGGCATGCTCCGGCCATGAGCCGGGAAATTCCAGGCATTGAGAAGTTTGTACGGTTGACGGCACAAGACCGGGAACAGGTAGTCACTTATCAGGATAAACAGTTTGCTGAGGACCGGTATTGTTATGCCGAACCTTCTTTCTTTGAACTGTTCAATTTTCCGGTGATAAAAGGGGAGAAGGAAGGCCAGTTGGAACGTCCCAACACGGTTGTCTTGACAAAGAGTGCCGCCCATCGTTATTTCGGAGGGGGGGAGCCATTGGGTAAAATTCTGACTTTCCGTACGGCTACGGCAGAGCAGAACTTTGAGGTCACAGGCATAATTGAAGATATGCCCGCCAATTCGCATCTGCATTATGATTTCCTGCTTTCGTACGCTACCATTCCTAAAGAACGACAGGATATCTGGTATATTCATGGCGTTTATACGTATGTCCGCCTGGAACCGGGAAAAAGTCCGGAAGAAATTGAAACAGCTTTCCGTGCGATCTCCGATAAATATAAGACTTCAGCATTGAAACATAAGACTTGGCGGGTCGAGTTGATCCCATTGAAAGATATCCACCTGACTCCGCAGAAGTCGTATGAGAAAGAAGCGAAAGGCAGTCGTACAGCTGTATATATTCTTTCTGTAATGGCTGTTGCCTTGCTTTTGATCGGTTGGGTGAATGCACTGAATCTGATGGTTGCCCGTTTCCTTGAACGTGGAAAAGAGTTCGGTGTCCGAAAGGCGTTTGGTGCTTCCCGCAAACAGATGCTTTTCCAGGGATTGATAGAAGCCGGGATTGTGAATTTACTGGCAGCTCTGATCGCCCTCGGATGGTTGGAGGTTCTGCTTCCTTTCGTTTATACATGGGCCGGGCAGGATTTTGGAGCGAACACCTTGTTGCAACCGGGTTTCTGGGGTATTGTGGGAACGGTCGTTGCGGCAGGAACATTATTTATCGGGATATATCCGTCTTGTCTGTTGATAGGTATTCGCCCTTCGGATATTATGCGTGGAAAATTGTTGCATAGCCGGAAAGGAAATGCGATACGGAAAGCTTTGATCGTTGTACAATTCGTAGCTTCGTTTATCCTGATAACGGGAACGTTTGTAGTTGTCAGCCAAGTACGTTATATGCAAAATGAAACGGCTTCTGCTTCTTTTAAACAGATACTGGTATTGAAATATCCATCTTTTACCGATGAAATGTCGGTAAAGATGGAGAGTTTTAAGAAGCAACTGAAACAGAAACCATATATGCGACAAGTGACCGTTTCCGGTGCTGTACCGGGTGTGGAGGTGGCCAACTACTTCACTAATCGTCCGTATGGGAGCGATCCGACCGATGTGAAGCTTATTCAGATGTTTGCCGTCGATTACGATTATCTGCCGACCTATTCGCCTGAAATGGTTTGTGGAAGAGGTTTCTCTGAAGAATACGGGGATGAACTTAATAAAGTCGTCCTGAATGAAGAAGCTGTCCGTCTGCTTGGATTCCCGTCCAGCGAAGCTGCTTTGGGGAAACAACTCACTATGGAAGTAGTGGAGGAGCCACTGCTGATAATTGGGGTGGCAAAAAATTATCACCAGCAATCGCTGGCAGTTCCTTATAAACCGATCATCTTCTTTATTAAAGAACGGGTGCCGTTTATCGGGACACCTTATATCTCTCTTCAGATGGATGGGAAGATCGATGCCACACGATTGGCGGAGATCGAACAAACATATCGTGATTTTTTCCCGACTTCGTTGTTCTCTTATTTCTTCCTCGATGATTTTAACAATCACCAGTATAAAGATGACAGGAACTTTGGTTGGATGTTTGCCTGTTCCGCCCTGTTGGCTGTATTTGTAGCTTGTTTGGGATTATGGGTAGTGACGTTCTTCTCCACAATGGCGAGGGTGAAAGAAATCGGTATCCGGAAAGTGTTGGGAGCCGGGAAAGCAAATCTTTTTGTAGTTTTGACGCGTGAATTATTACTCCTTACGGTACTGGCCTCCGTGATTGGTATTCCTGTTTCCGCGTTTTTAATGAACAGTTGGCTGGAAGGTTATGCGTTTCATATCTTGCAGCCCTGGTGGGTGTATGCCGTTGCTTTTGCTTTACTGATGTTTATTGCTTTCTTGACGGTGGTTCGCCAGGTGTGGCGTATCATTCGCCTGAAACCGATGTATATATTAAGGAGTGAATAA
- a CDS encoding ABC transporter permease, giving the protein MILSNYWNSALRSLTKKKGFSAINIAGLAIGMAAALLILTYVAFEYSYDNMHSRADRIFRVEARFYENGELTDNWASSSAGYATAMKRNLAAVEDYTRVGSQYYPEQIVKYNELLYRETNIGYAEKNYFDFFDFELLKGDKNTCLAGPNKVVITERIARKYFKGADPIGKILIFRSNIGEEACEVTGIMKDMPINSHVRYSMLISYETLPKWMDEYWYRHEVYSYVLLKSADLKKQVEEAFPAMAEKYKTEEALKNKTWAIELTNLRDIHLTPQKAYEPETKGNSSSMLVLICTALAILCIAWINYINMTVARSMERAKEIGIRRASGAGRRQIVAQFLFESLVTNGIAFILAIGLMEALMPAFNNLTGRDLGFSVWVTTSLGWMLLLIFALGVFLSGFYPATILSGIKPIRMLKGKFTHTKNATITRKVLVVLQYTASLTLLCGTLIVYAQLQFMRDASLGVRVDQTLVLKFPAHCEELSTKLEAMKRELRSLPSVKNVTVSGAVPGTEVTDFLSIVRLSDATKQTRLLEMLNCDVYYLDAYDLKFVAGRGFAEDFGGDVYNIVLNEAAVRTLGFASADAAIGERLSVETVDQPMQIIGVVKDYHQQSLNKDYTPILFALHDKLSWMKQRYISVVMENGNPRELVKQAESAWNRYFPDSSYDYFFLDQFFDQQYRQDEVFGLIVALFAILAIFISCMGLWVLVMFSCSTRVREMGIRKVLGASKIQLFYELGREFFILIGIAIVIALPLSWWVMDGWLSHFTFRTDWKTWFFLVPVILLCVISLLTIGWQTAKTILSKPARSLRYE; this is encoded by the coding sequence ATGATCTTATCAAACTATTGGAACAGCGCCTTACGCAGCCTGACAAAGAAAAAAGGCTTCAGTGCGATCAATATCGCAGGTCTGGCAATCGGTATGGCGGCGGCCCTATTGATCCTGACTTATGTAGCTTTCGAATATAGCTACGATAATATGCACAGCCGTGCCGACCGTATTTTCCGTGTAGAGGCTCGCTTTTACGAAAATGGTGAACTGACCGATAACTGGGCTTCCAGTTCCGCCGGCTATGCCACTGCCATGAAACGTAATCTGGCTGCTGTGGAAGACTATACCCGTGTTGGCAGCCAGTATTATCCGGAACAGATCGTCAAATATAACGAACTCTTGTATCGTGAAACAAACATCGGATATGCGGAAAAGAACTACTTCGACTTCTTTGACTTCGAACTGCTGAAGGGTGACAAAAACACCTGCCTGGCCGGACCGAATAAGGTCGTGATTACTGAACGTATCGCCCGTAAATATTTCAAAGGAGCCGATCCGATTGGAAAAATACTGATCTTCCGGAGTAATATCGGTGAAGAGGCCTGCGAAGTGACCGGCATAATGAAAGACATGCCTATTAATTCGCATGTGCGTTACAGTATGCTGATTTCATATGAAACGCTTCCGAAGTGGATGGATGAATACTGGTATCGTCACGAAGTCTATTCATACGTCTTACTGAAATCGGCTGACCTGAAGAAGCAGGTGGAAGAGGCCTTTCCTGCTATGGCGGAGAAATATAAAACGGAGGAGGCGTTGAAAAATAAAACGTGGGCAATCGAATTGACCAACCTCCGCGATATCCACCTGACACCTCAAAAAGCGTATGAACCGGAGACAAAAGGTAATAGTTCTTCTATGTTGGTATTGATCTGTACGGCATTGGCTATCCTGTGCATTGCCTGGATCAATTATATCAATATGACGGTGGCCCGTTCGATGGAACGTGCGAAAGAGATCGGCATACGCCGCGCTTCGGGAGCCGGACGCCGGCAAATTGTGGCACAATTCCTTTTCGAGTCGCTGGTGACGAATGGGATTGCCTTTATCCTGGCTATCGGGCTGATGGAAGCATTGATGCCTGCTTTTAATAATCTGACCGGTCGTGATCTGGGTTTCTCCGTATGGGTAACTACATCGCTGGGATGGATGCTGTTACTTATTTTTGCGCTGGGAGTGTTTTTGTCTGGCTTCTATCCGGCCACAATCCTTTCCGGCATTAAACCGATCCGGATGTTGAAAGGAAAGTTTACCCATACGAAGAATGCAACGATTACACGCAAGGTACTGGTTGTATTGCAGTATACGGCATCGCTGACCTTGCTTTGCGGAACGCTGATTGTGTATGCACAGCTGCAGTTTATGCGGGATGCTTCGCTGGGGGTTCGTGTGGATCAAACATTGGTGTTAAAGTTTCCGGCCCATTGTGAGGAGTTGTCTACAAAACTGGAGGCAATGAAAAGAGAGTTGAGGTCTTTGCCATCTGTGAAAAATGTAACTGTCTCCGGAGCTGTTCCGGGAACGGAGGTCACCGATTTCCTCTCTATCGTTCGCCTGAGTGATGCCACGAAGCAAACCCGGTTGTTGGAAATGCTTAACTGCGATGTGTATTACCTGGATGCGTATGATTTGAAGTTTGTTGCCGGCCGTGGTTTTGCCGAAGATTTCGGAGGAGATGTTTATAATATCGTCTTGAATGAAGCTGCCGTCCGTACGTTGGGTTTTGCTTCTGCCGATGCTGCCATCGGGGAACGTCTTTCTGTAGAGACTGTCGACCAGCCGATGCAGATTATCGGTGTGGTGAAAGATTATCATCAGCAATCCCTGAATAAGGATTACACGCCTATCTTGTTTGCCTTGCATGATAAGTTGAGTTGGATGAAGCAACGCTACATCTCTGTGGTAATGGAAAACGGTAATCCCCGTGAATTGGTGAAACAGGCGGAGTCTGCCTGGAACCGTTATTTCCCCGACTCCAGTTACGATTACTTCTTCCTCGACCAATTCTTCGACCAGCAATATCGTCAGGATGAAGTGTTCGGCTTGATCGTTGCCCTCTTTGCCATACTGGCCATCTTTATTTCCTGTATGGGACTTTGGGTCTTGGTGATGTTCTCTTGCTCGACCCGTGTCCGTGAAATGGGCATTCGTAAAGTGTTGGGTGCATCAAAAATACAGCTGTTCTACGAGTTGGGACGCGAGTTCTTTATCCTGATCGGCATTGCGATAGTCATCGCCCTTCCTTTGTCGTGGTGGGTAATGGATGGCTGGCTGAGTCATTTCACTTTCCGTACCGACTGGAAAACCTGGTTCTTCCTGGTTCCGGTAATTTTGTTGTGTGTGATTTCCTTGTTGACCATAGGCTGGCAGACTGCTAAAACAATCCTTAGCAAACCTGCACGGTCGTTGCGGTATGAATAA
- a CDS encoding TolC family protein, with translation MMKTQITTKYGLRLACLLLASYVSEMHAQAVWTVDSCMQYAIERNVSLKNSRLDTRIAREDFTAAIGDFLPSVSTTGALGKRLGRSVDPKTNMYTSSSFLESTMGLDISLPVFDGFTRVNRAQFTRLNQQISGLTEKVEENRIAFEVMDAYYLLLFEKKMYELASEQRRLSERYHEQMLEFVELGLRAPSDLQEVKARLQSDIYQETVKENSCRLSLLALKELLQMRGTDTLAISGDEITAREIPLIQDFSAEDVYLQSEEALPQFRIMDLREKASRKSLAIASGAFSPSIRAEFSLYSGYYDTEKDAQGHITSFGDQMKNNLNKYIGVRVSIPIFSGLSRLTSVRKERFRLRKIRNDNDQQRISLYKEIEDACLSLQAAAQEHWQAELQLRTATTTLKENEERWEEGLISVFELMEKRNLYILAKAELMRTQLQYDLKDRMVRFYQSGSFLGIK, from the coding sequence ATGATGAAAACACAAATAACAACAAAATATGGATTAAGGCTTGCCTGTCTGTTGCTTGCAAGCTATGTGTCGGAGATGCATGCCCAGGCTGTCTGGACGGTCGATTCCTGTATGCAATATGCCATAGAGAGGAATGTCAGCCTGAAAAACAGCAGGCTCGATACCCGCATTGCCCGTGAAGATTTTACAGCTGCTATTGGCGACTTTCTGCCTTCAGTGAGTACGACGGGCGCTTTGGGAAAACGTTTGGGACGCTCCGTCGATCCTAAGACAAATATGTACACCTCTTCCTCTTTTCTTGAAAGCACGATGGGACTGGATATCTCTTTGCCGGTATTCGATGGTTTCACCCGTGTAAACCGTGCACAGTTTACCCGCCTGAACCAGCAGATCAGCGGCCTGACGGAGAAAGTGGAAGAAAACCGGATCGCGTTTGAAGTGATGGATGCCTATTATCTCCTTCTTTTTGAAAAGAAGATGTATGAACTGGCCTCCGAACAGCGTAGACTAAGTGAACGATATCATGAGCAGATGCTGGAATTTGTTGAATTGGGTCTACGTGCCCCTTCCGATTTGCAAGAAGTGAAAGCCCGGTTGCAGTCTGATATCTATCAGGAAACGGTGAAAGAGAATAGCTGTCGTTTATCGTTACTGGCTCTTAAAGAGTTGTTGCAGATGAGAGGGACGGACACGCTGGCGATCAGTGGGGATGAAATTACTGCCCGGGAAATACCCCTTATACAGGATTTTTCGGCAGAAGATGTTTATCTGCAATCGGAGGAGGCTTTGCCCCAGTTCCGTATAATGGATTTGCGGGAAAAGGCCTCCCGTAAGTCGTTGGCAATTGCTTCGGGGGCTTTTTCTCCTTCCATCCGGGCCGAGTTCAGCCTTTATTCCGGCTATTATGATACGGAGAAGGATGCGCAAGGGCATATCACCTCTTTTGGCGATCAGATGAAGAATAATCTGAATAAATATATTGGAGTCCGTGTTTCTATTCCGATATTCAGCGGACTGTCACGCCTCACTTCGGTACGGAAAGAACGTTTCCGTCTTCGTAAAATAAGGAACGATAACGATCAGCAACGTATCTCCTTATATAAGGAAATAGAAGATGCTTGTCTGTCTTTACAGGCTGCTGCACAGGAACACTGGCAGGCAGAACTGCAACTTCGTACCGCCACCACTACCTTAAAGGAGAATGAGGAACGATGGGAGGAAGGCCTGATCTCCGTATTCGAACTGATGGAAAAGCGAAATCTTTATATCTTGGCAAAAGCAGAGCTGATGCGGACACAATTGCAATATGACCTGAAAGACCGGATGGTGCGATTCTATCAGTCAGGATCATTTTTAGGAATAAAATAA
- a CDS encoding PaaI family thioesterase — protein MTINEFLQGDKFALFAGVELLETGNGYAKARMEIKPMHLNGGGVCQGGAIFTLADLAFAAATNSHARLTLSITSNINFFKAESKGFLYAEAKEVFSHKRLANCEVNITNEAGDLIATFSGSGYRKDTELPFEPIE, from the coding sequence ATGACGATCAACGAATTTCTTCAGGGCGACAAATTTGCATTATTTGCCGGAGTTGAATTATTAGAAACGGGCAATGGTTATGCCAAAGCCCGCATGGAAATAAAGCCGATGCATCTGAATGGAGGTGGCGTCTGCCAGGGTGGAGCTATTTTTACACTGGCCGATCTGGCCTTTGCCGCGGCTACTAACAGCCATGCACGCCTTACGTTATCCATCACCTCCAATATTAACTTCTTCAAAGCGGAAAGCAAAGGATTCCTCTATGCCGAAGCAAAAGAAGTGTTCAGCCACAAAAGGCTTGCCAATTGTGAGGTCAATATTACGAATGAAGCAGGCGACCTGATCGCTACATTCAGCGGCTCCGGATACCGGAAGGATACGGAGTTGCCGTTTGAGCCGATAGAATAA
- a CDS encoding ABC transporter ATP-binding protein has protein sequence MIRTENLSMLFTTEDVQTKALNEVSLEIKQGEFVAIMGPSGCGKSTLLNILGTLDSPTSGKYYFNDKEIDKMGESQLTSFRKGNIGFVFQNFNLIDELSVFENVELPLVYLNGKKSERKKKVMEVLERMNIAHRAGHFPQQLSGGQQQRVAIARAVVTDCNLILADEPTGNLDSTNGVEVMELLSELNRQGTTIVIVTHSQRDAKYAHRVIHLLDGKIVSEERH, from the coding sequence ATGATTAGAACAGAGAACCTGTCTATGCTCTTCACAACTGAAGATGTACAGACCAAAGCATTGAATGAAGTCAGCCTCGAGATAAAGCAAGGCGAATTTGTAGCTATCATGGGGCCTTCGGGTTGTGGTAAATCCACTTTGCTGAATATCCTGGGTACATTAGACTCGCCCACTTCCGGTAAATATTACTTCAATGATAAGGAGATCGATAAGATGGGCGAAAGCCAGCTTACTTCTTTCCGCAAGGGGAATATCGGCTTTGTCTTCCAGAATTTTAATCTGATAGATGAACTGAGTGTTTTTGAGAATGTGGAGCTGCCGCTTGTTTATCTGAATGGAAAGAAGAGCGAGCGTAAAAAGAAAGTGATGGAAGTATTAGAACGCATGAATATCGCCCATCGTGCCGGTCATTTCCCGCAGCAGTTGTCGGGTGGTCAGCAGCAGCGTGTGGCTATTGCCCGTGCCGTGGTGACGGACTGTAACCTGATCCTGGCGGATGAGCCGACCGGCAACCTGGATTCGACCAACGGTGTTGAAGTAATGGAGTTGCTTAGCGAACTGAACCGGCAGGGGACGACGATCGTGATCGTTACCCACTCGCAGCGGGATGCGAAATATGCCCACCGGGTGATTCATTTATTGGATGGAAAGATCGTATCGGAAGAGAGACATTAA
- a CDS encoding Fur family transcriptional regulator codes for MDAYLDILNKREIKPTAIRLLVLKAMMEFERAFSLLDLENYLDTVDKSTVSRTINLFLDHHLIHCIDDGSGSLKYSVCGEDCNCSIEELHAHFYCQKCHRTFCLRNIPVPTVQLPRNFTLESINYVLKGCCEDCSK; via the coding sequence ATGGATGCTTATTTAGACATATTGAACAAGAGAGAGATCAAACCGACGGCTATCCGCCTGCTTGTATTAAAAGCAATGATGGAGTTTGAACGGGCCTTTAGCCTGCTCGACCTGGAGAATTATCTGGATACGGTAGATAAATCGACCGTGTCGAGAACTATCAACCTTTTTCTCGATCACCATCTGATTCATTGTATCGACGACGGATCAGGCTCGTTGAAATACTCGGTATGTGGCGAAGATTGTAATTGTTCGATAGAAGAACTGCATGCGCACTTTTATTGCCAGAAATGTCACAGGACCTTCTGTCTGCGGAATATTCCCGTCCCAACCGTACAGCTACCACGTAATTTCACCCTGGAAAGTATCAACTACGTGTTAAAAGGTTGCTGCGAAGATTGCTCAAAATAG